The segment GAAGCGCTGGGATACTTGCTTTATAGTTGTTCTAGCGTCGCCGATGAGCAGAGTTGCCTGTAGCTGGTTTGTTTGTATTTGACGATCGGTGGCTAGCTGGGTGAGAATTTCGGGAATAGGATCGGGCCAAGTGCTAGTTAAGTTGTGAGCGATCGCCGCTTTTGGTACCGCAGGATCTAACTCCAGAGCGATCAATTCCAGAGAGCAGCTGGGGTTAACCTCCCAAATAGCTGCCAAGGCAGCAGCTGTGTTGTAGCCTAGACCATAACAAACATCCAACAGTCGCAAACTGGGTTGTTGGGCTTTCCTTCTCAGATCCAATGGATTAACAAACTTCAGCACCGCTTCCTCAATAGCACCTGACGAGCTGTGAAAGGTTTCGCCAAACTCAGCCGAAAAGAAGGTGAACGACCCATCGTCTGTTTGTTGCGGTGTAAAGATGCTTGTGTCTTGCATTGTTTAATTGGTTATTATGATGCTAAGACATTGCTATTTTAGATGAGTTTGCAGTATAAATTAGCTCTAGCACCATCTCACTAACCCTAGATGAAACTGCTAAGTATAATTTTAACATACCCATTCTAAAATAATGTAAAACTTACTACTAATTTTAATAAAAAATGTTACTTTATTGATTATTGAAGATAAAATTGATAAATTCCCGCAGGAGAATGTTATGGAAAACGAAATCAGCCCGAAAAATCGCCGACAATTTTTGAAATATATGGTATTCGGGACAGCAGGAACTGTTGCTCTTGGCTGGATTTTTCCTCAAAGGAGTCTAGGCCACGAACGAAGCAATTCCGCCACACCCTGCACTTCAGATGGAAATAGCGAAGCTTGTCAAAATTACCTTCGCGGTGTGAAGGCTACTGACAGCAGCGGCAACCACATTCAAGAAAGTGTTTTACTGACAACTGCTGTGTCGGGTCGTCCAGTGCTAGTAAAAGGGTTGTCAAAACCAACATATCTGGTGATTAATGATGGGCCAAAACTTGCCGAATACGCCATCAACCCAACTTGTCCGCACCACGGATGTACTGTGGAATGGAAGACCGATCGCAATAAGTTTGTTTGTCCCTGTCACGGAGCCCAGTTCGATGCCCAAGGTAAAGTGCTTAAAGGGCCTACTCACCGCAATTTACCGTTAATTACGGTGGTTGTTCAGGACGATGATATCTTTTTGATCGATCGCAAACCGGCAGTCGATCCGCGTACATAATTAAAAAGGGGCTAGTGCCTTCGTCGGAAGTCACTCATTCAAAAGTCAAAAATCCTTTAAGTGTCAGGCATTTAACTACTTCTGAAATGGTCGGTTATTTCTGCCGCTCTGCACTAGGGGACGCAGAAAAATGTACCAGCCAAACCAATAAACAGTTTGAAATCGCCAAAAAAATTATCGACATCCAAAGGGGAAAAAAACGCTCATTTTGAAAATCGATGGATTCAGAGATTATTAAGAAGTTTTTTACTCGCAGGTCAAGTTTTCATGCGTTTGCTTAAGGGCAAAATTTCCCAACGCCACATCCTTGAACATCTGGCAACTGTGGGGATAGACTCTCTGAATTCTGTGCTGCTAATCGCCTATTTTGCGGGCATGATTTTTACGATTCAAACTGCAAGAGAACTAATTCATTATGGCGCAGTTTCTGCTATTGGAGGTGCTTTTGCTTTGGCTTTTTGCCGCGAATTGGCTCCTGTTTTAACAGCGGGTGTTGTGGCGGGACAAGTTGGTTCTGCTTTTGCCGCAGAAATAGGCGAGATGCAAGTAACAGAGCAAATCGATGCTTTGTATATGCTGAGAACAAATCCGATCGATTATTTAGTTGTTCCCCGCGTAATTGCTTGCTGTTTGATGTTGCCAATCTTAACCATTTTTGCTTTGGTTGTAGGCATAGGGGGCGGTGTTTTTGTAGCAGTCAATTTTTACCATTTACCTGTATCTGTGTTTTTGGATTCAGTTAGAGATTTTTTAAGTTTAAGAGATTTATTAGTTGTTGTCGTTAAGGCTTTTGCTTTTGGGGTGATTATTGCCATTATTGGTTGTGGTTGGGGGCTGACAACTACGGGGGGAGCAAAAGGTGTCAGTCGCTCTACTAAATCGGCAGTTGTTACTAGCTGGGTATGTATTTTTATAGTCGATTTTATTCTGTCACTGTTAGTATTTCAGGAAATCGGAATTAATCCACTTAAATGATTGGACAGGCGGTTTGGGAACCCCTCCCCCTAACCCCCTCCCCGCAACAGGGAGGGGGGATAAGCCCTAGACTCAAACTTTGACAAACCAACGCCGCCAATACATCAAATAAGCAACAGCCCACCAAAATAATAATGTTACTATGGCAAACAATAGCGAACCATTCATCCCACCCCCAAAGAAATGCTCGTAAATCCAATCGTAAGTAGTGGTAGCGGTGTCGCCAGTGCCAATATTGGTTTTGACCAAGATTTTTATTTGCAAAACAGAAGCGACAAAGATGAAGATGGCATTCAATCCTACAACTTCAAAGGGTTTTGCCCAGCGGCGAAAATTGCGGACTTCGATTAATTCGTAACAAGCTGCGAGTAAAACCATTGCCCAACCGGAGGTGAAGAGAACGTAGGAACTCGTCCACAACTTTTTGTTGATGGGAAAAATAAATCCCCAATCCCAACCGATAACGAGACAAATGATGCCAATTAGTGCCAAATTTATACTGGTGCGGGTAGTAATTGGCTGATTGCGGAGCCATTTTCCGGTTAAGTAGCCAGCGAGTACGGTGACAACGGCTGGTAAGGTGCTAAACAGCCCTTCCGGATCTCCCATTGAGTTGAAATTATCTCCTTTATATAAATGTACTGTGGGAATTATGAGGCGATCGATATAAGCACCCAAATTTCCTCCTCGCGTGAGAACGCCAGCACCATAATCGGGAACGGGGATATAGGTCATCGCCACCCAGTACCCGATGAGGATAATTCCAGCTAAAACCCATAGTGCTTTTCGCGGTAAATTGAGAATTGCTAGGGCGGCTAGCAGGTAAGCAACGCTGATGCGCTGCAATACGCCCATGATGCGGATGGTAGTAAAATCGTATGTCCAAAAGCCGTTCAGCAATAAGCCAAGGGCGAAGAGAATGGCGCTGCGAGTGATGATCCGCCGATAGACAGATGCCGTGGGTCGAAAGGCTTTGGTGTACTTGGAAAGTGAGAAGAACATCGCTACACCGACGATGAAGAGGAAAAAGGGGAAGACTAAATCTGCCAAGGTGCAGCCATTCCAGTCGGCGTGTTCTAGGAAGGGATAAACTTTGTCGGCGACTCCTGCCATGTTGACAAGAATCATACCTGCAATGGTAATGCCTCGAAAGACATCGAGTGAGGTTAGACGCATAGAGAAGGGGCTATAAAAGTCAAAAGTCAAAAGTCAAAAGTCAAAAAGAAGCTAGGGGCTATAAAAGTCAAAAGTTAGTAGGGGCGGGTTTTGTAAAATATTCTGTTGGTAATGAGATGTGTGGGCTAAACCCGCCCTTACAAAAGTCAAAAGTCAAAAAGAAGCTAGGGGCTAGAGAAATTACCAATCATCGATTAGGCATGAAATCTTTCCGCTGGGTGATGCTAGTTTTATTGCTGACAACAGCAAGTGGGTGTAACTTGACTCGCGCTTCGCCAAATCAACGAGATAGGGCGCAGTCAGGAGAACGCGCTGCTAATCCTAGCAATTCTGCGGTGCGAACCGAAACTTTCTCACCGGCACCCATTCGCATCGACCTTGCCACTTTACCACAACCCTTTGCTACCCAAAGCGCCTCCAAGTTTCCCAAAGTTGTGGCTATTCCGAATAACCCGGTGTTGCGCGTACCATCTGGTTTTAGGGTTAATGTTTTTGCGGATAATTTGGATGCACCGCGCTGGTTAGCTTTGACTCCGACTGGCGATGTGCTGGTTACGGAAACTAGGCTAAACCGCATTAGTTTGTTGCGGGACTCAAACGGTGATGGTGTCGCGGATATCAAAAAAAGTTTTGCGACATCGCAAAATGGGTTGAATATTCCCTTTGGTATGGCTTTTGCAGACGGATTCTTTTTCGTTGGTAATACCGGAGAAGTTTTACGCTTTCCTTATACTAAAGGGCAAGAGCAACTTTCCGGAACGGGAGCAAAAATTACCGAACTGACTGCGGGAGGATATCGCCAGCATTGGACGCGGAATGTGGTGGTTGCGCCAGATGGTCAGAAGTTGTATGTTTCGATCGGTTCTAGTTCTAATGTAGATGAAGAACCGCTACCCCGCGCTTCGGTGCAGGTGATGAATTTGGACGGTTCCAACCGACAGACTTTTGCTTCTGGTTTGCGTAATCCGATCGGTCTTGACTTTCATCCCAAAACGGGAGAACTTTACAGTACAGTCAACGAACGCGATGGAATTGGCGATGACTTGGTGCCAGATTACCTGACGCGCCTACAGCAGGGGGATTTCTACGGCTGGCCTTATGCTTACTTTAGCCCGAATAAACTAGATCCGCGTCGAGTGCGGAACGGACAAAGCGAACGTCCCGATTTGGCAAGTCAAACAAAATCGCCAGATGTGCTTTTTCAGGCTCATTCGGCTGCTTTGGGTCTGGCGTTTTACGATGGTAAGACGTTTCCAGTGAAGTATCGCAATGGTGCTTTTGCTGCTTTTCGCGGTTCTTGGAATCGCAATAGCGGTACGGGTTACAAGATTGTGTTTGTTCCGTTCGGCAATGATAATCGTCCTTTGGGATATTACGAGGATTTTGTAACTGGGTTTCTGCTTGACCCCTCTGTACCGACAACTTGGGGGCGTCCTGTGGGTGTGCTGGTTTTACCGGATGGGAGTTTGCTGTTTACTGAGGAGGCGAATAATCGGATTTATCGGGTTAGTCCTTTGTAGGTTGGGTTTCTTTAACCTGTAGGGGCGAAGCATTCGGGCCAAAATATATCGGCATAGACAATAATTTTTTTCTCCGAATGCTTCGCCCTGATTGTGGGGGGAAATTAGGGAATCCAAAATCAAGCAAACACAGGTTATCTGTGAGGCTGGGCGAAGCATTCGGGTATGAAAATCTTGGAGGCGATGCAGAGATAGTCAGGCTGGGCGAAGCATTCGGGTATGAAAATCTTGGAGGCGATGCAGAGATACAGCGGCTTGCGAGTGGGTGAGGTACAGGTAAATTGTAGGGGCGGGTTTTGCCATGATTCTTGTCCGTTAGCCACAAATTATCTGCTAAACCCGCCCCTACTTTCGCGTCCTGCAAGAAAATCATTTTAGTGTACCATCAGCGGCTGCAAGCCGCTGTAGTAGCCCGAATGCTTCGCCCCTACAGGTTTTGGCAAAGATGGAAACAACGACACCAACACCACCAAGGTCAAAAATGCCACAATGGATCAAAGTCATTACACCTGAGTTTGGTGGATATGCTGTCTTATCGCTGGTTGGTTTCCTCTGGCTGCGTCACTTTGCTTCTCTCTGGCTGTGGTCAAACCAAGTCGCTTTCATCGGGAGAGATTGCCAAGCAAGTTAAGGCGAGTGTCGTCCTGATCGGTTATCAAGATAAAGGGGGAAATGGAACGGGATTTTTCGTGCAGGGTGCGAAGGATGTCTGCACGCTTGTCACGGCGCGTCATGTGTTGGCAGTTAGCGAGAAGTTGCAAGTGCAAACGCCGGATAAACAACTGGTGAAAGTTGTGAATATCCAAAGATTTCCCAATCACGATCTAGCACGGTTATTTTTTTGGTTGATTGTCAGTATTTCATTATTAGTTTTCCGACGATTAGGTTTTCAACGTTCTGGACAACTTATTAGTTCGGGTAATGAAACTCAAAATCAGACTAAGGATGCTGAAGCTTACTTCAAGGAAGGTAATGAGCTATTAAATAGGAAAGAATACGAAAAAGCGATCGCATCTTACGATAAAGCAATTCAAATCAAACCTGACTACTATGCAGCTTGGTATAGTCGAGGCAATGCGCTAGTTTATTTGGAACGGTATGAGGAAGCGATCGCATCTTACGATAAAGCAATTCAAATCAAACCTGACTACTATGCAGCTTGGTATGGTCGAGGCAATGCGCTAGTTTATTTGGAACGGTATGAGGAAGCGATCGCATCATACGACAAAGCCATTCAATTCAAACCTGACTTGTCTGAAGCTTGGTATGGTCGAGGCAATGCGCTAAGTTATTTGAAACAGTATGAGGAAGCGATCGCATCTTACGACAAAGCCATTCAATTCAAACCTGACTACTATGCAGCTTGGACTGGTCGAGGCAATGCGCTAGGGGAGTTGAAACGGTATGAGGATGCGATCGCATCTTACGACAAAGCCATTCAATTCAAACCTGACTATGCTTATGCTTGGAATAATCGAGGAGTTGCACTAAATTATTTGAAAAGGTATGAGGAAGCGATCGCATCATACGACAAAGCCATTCAATTCAAACGTGACGACCCTGATGCTTGGACTGGTCGAGGCAATGCGCTAGGGGAGTTGAAACGGTATGAGGATGCGATCGCATCATACGACAAAGCCATTCAATTCAAACCTGACTATGCTGATGCTTGGACTGGTAAAGGCGTTGCGCTAGAATTATTGAAACGCTATGATGAAGCGATCGAATGCTACGACAAAGCGATTAAATTCGATCCTAACTACCAAACCGCAATCAACAACCGCAAAAACTTACTAACCAAACTAGGGCGATCGAAATAGCAACAACCTATTTCCCAGCCGCCTTAAGATCCTCATCCGCCAGCAAACCTGACAAATTAATTGTTGACGAAAAAGTCGAAGTCGTCAATCTACTGCCACTGCTTTGATCTACCGTCGTACCATTCCGCAAAGCTTCAGTTATCTTTCGCAGCGACTCGTAACCGTCAGCCCCAGGTATCAGCGTCACCAACACGGGACAATTATCGCCGCTGAGTTTAGTTTTGGCACAAATTACAGCCTGAGTCGGGGTATCGGAGTCATCGCGATAAGTCAGTTGAGTTAAACCATCGTTGCGAAAACCTTCCAACCTGTCGGCTATTTCATTGCAGCGTTTTTGGGTATTCCACCCATCACCAAAACTGTTTACCATTTTCAACCAAGGTTGCGCCCCCTTGTCGTTACGGTAAACCACAGTCCAAACACTGCCGCCGCGACTGGTGTCTGCGTCCTGTTGGCAGTAAAAGCGATCGTTCCTGCCGCCAAATAGGGTAGGCTGCCAGCCACTAGCAATCAATCCTGCACCTGTAATTATCGCACCGATGATGCCTGCGATCGCGCCTGCTCGTTCCCAACTCATTGGATTTAACCTCAAAGCAAGTTGAAATACATATTCTTCTATGATAACTCATCTGTAAAAAGTTGGAGATCCCCCCAACCCCCCTTAACAAAGGGGGGCTAAGAGATAAGAGGTGCGATCGCTTTTTGGCATGGGGCGAAGGTGCGATCGTACTCCCAAAAATAAGTTGGAGAGAGATTCTGCACTGCGCTTTCGACCCGCCTGGGAATCAATTCCCAGGCTAATAGCCGAAGTCCACTTAAGTGGACTGAATTTTTATTCTTGACAGTCCTCTTTCAGAGGACTTTCGCTATCAGCGTGGGATTTGAATCCCACGCGGGCTATTAGCGTGGGATTCAAATCCCCGGCGGGCTATTTCTTTTGGGGATGGGGTGAAGGTGCGATCGCTTTTTCCCTCCCCTACGCCTTAAATTTCTCGGTAATCCGGCGCATCGCCTCCTCCACATTTTCCCGACTGTTAAACGCGGAAATGCGGAAGTAGCCTTCACCTGCTGCACCAAATCCAGAACCGGGTGTTCCCACCACATTAACAACTTGCAGCAATTTATCAAAGAACTCCCAACTCGACAAACCATTGGGGGTTTTTACCCAAACGTAGGGCGCATCGACACCGCCATACACAGCTAATCCAGCTGCTGTTAGTTGTTCGCGAATTATCTTGGCGTTTTCCATATAGAAGTTGACTAACGCCTCGATTTGCGATCGTCCTTCGGCAGAGTAGACCGCTTCAGCTCCACGCTGCACAATGTAGGAAACTCCATTAAATTTGGTAGATTGGCGGCGGTTCCATAACTTCCACAATTCCACATCCGAATTATCTGCTGCTTTGGCGGTGAGTGTCTTCGGTACAACTGTCAAAGCACAGCGAGTTCCGGTAAAACCTGCATTCTTGGAGAAAGAACGAAACTCGATCGCACAATCTCTTGCCCCTTCAATCTCGTAGATAGAATGGGGAAGTTCTGGATTGCTGATGAACGCTTCGTAAGCTGCATCGAAGAAGATGATGGAATCGTTAGCTTTAGCGTAGTCTACCCACGCTTTTAAGTGTTCTTTAGTAGCAGTTGCGCCCGTGGGGTTATTGGGGAAACACAGATAAATCAAATCGACTTTCTGAGAAGGAATCTCGGCGGTGAAATTATTCTCTGCGGTGATGGGGAGATAGACAAAACCCTCAAATTCGCCCTTATCGTTAGCAGCGCCAGTATGTCCCGCCATCACGTTGGTGTCCACATACACAGGATAAACTGGGTCGGTGACTGCAATGATGTTGTTGTCGCCAAAGATATCGAGAATGTTGCCCGTGTCGCATTTGGAACCGTCAGAGATGAAGATTTCCGAGGCGTCAACGTCGCACCCCCGCGCCTGGAAGTCACTTGCGGCAATTTTCTCTCGCAACCAAGCATAGCCTTGTTCTGGGCCATAGCCTTTGAAGGTATTGCGATCGCCCATTTCTTCCACCGCTTTAATCATCGCCGTGCGGCAAGCTTCTGGCAAGGGTTCTGTGACATCGCCAATACCGAGGCGAATAATCTTCGCGTCGGGATTTGCCTCTGCGAAGGCATTCACCCGTCGTGCAATTTCGGGAAACAGGTAACCCGCTTTGAGTTTAAGGTAGTTATCGTTAATCGTTGCCATATTCGATCGCTAAGTATGCCCTAAAACAGCTTACTCCCAAGTGTGGCGTTAAGAGTCGGGGATGTCCTTGGGAAGAGATCCCCCCACTGCTTTAAAAAGGGGGAGGGGAAATGCTAGAGCGCATTTGTAAATTAAAATTAACCTTTAGCTGCCACAGAATAGTAATATAATCTTTAAAGAATTGGTCATAATCTAAAGCAATGAATACAAAGCTTGTAGACTCTCTCATGCAAGTTATTCAGTCCTTATCCGAAGAAGACCGCGCACTACTCGAATCAAAACTGGAACGTCAGAAAAACTGGCGAGAAGCGTTTCAACGAGTAATCGAAGTCCGAGACGAGATCAACGCTTATCGTGGTGGGAAACCTCTAGATCCATCCCCAGAAGAAATTATATGGCAAATGCGAGAAGAACGCTCAGAAGAACTAATGCGTAGTTGCTTCCCACAATTCTACCCAGAGGAATCCTGAAATGACATCAGGCATAGTTTGCATAGATGCGAATTTTGTCGTGCGTATGCTGACTAGCAGTACGCCAGAATCTCCCTTTGATAATTTGTGGCTTGAGTGGCAAGCGTCAGGTTACAAGCCAGTTGCACCCACGTTAATTTACTACGAAGTTAGCAACGCTTTCCATCGATCTGCGGTTGCTCGGCAAATACTGCCAGAACAAGCAGTTAGACTTATGGATGCTGTTTTAAATCTGAATATAACCCTCTATGGCGATGCCGAATTGCACCGAGAAGCCTTAAATATAGCCGCACAACTAAGACTGCCAGCAACCTACGACGCTCATTATCTCGCTTTAGCTCAACGATTGGAATGCGAATTTTGGACGGCTGACAGACGGCTGTTCAATGCGGTGCAGGCTACTCTGTCGTGGGTAAACTTGGTGCAATGACTCAGAATTAGAACATTTGCGTTGATGCCAAAATTATTATTTTGTATCACAATTTACATTTTTGTATATAGTGAGCGATCGCAACCTCTTTTACAAACCGATAATTTGTAGTTTAAGATACAGACAAAGCGAATTTATTCTATATCTACTAAGTTCTCTACACAAGACTCAAGATATCAAACCACTCTACTTTCATACCCAATGCAAAAACAAAATTGGAATCATTCACACATTGCATACCATTCGCATTTTTGTATCTAAATTTACAAAAATGCTTAGTAACCTTATATAACACTGTAAGGAGAACTAAAACATAGGCGTTTTAGAAATTCATGACAGCCAAAAAGAATCTCATTGTTATCGGCAACGGCATGGTAGGGCACAAGTTCCTAGAATTAGCGATCGCAAAAAATGCAACCCAGAACTGGAACTTGATTACCTTCTGCGAAGAACCTCGCGTTGCTTACGATCGCGTTAACCTCAGCGGCTTCTTCTCTGGCAAAACAGCCGCCGACTTATCTCTAGTCGAACCTGGATTATATCAAGAAAACGGTATTCAGATTCATATCGGTGATAAAGCAGTTGCCATCAACCGAGCAGAAAAAACAGTTACATCTGCGAATGGTTTAACGGTTCCCTACGACAAGATTGTTCTGGCGACTGGTTCCTATCCCTTTGTGCCGCCGATTAAAGGAAATGACGCTACAGGAACTTTCGTTTATCGGACAATTGAAGATCTTGAAGCGATGTCTGGCTATGCCAAAAACTGTAAGGTTGGCGTCGTAGTTGGTGGCGGTTTATTAGGTTTGGAAGCAGCTAACGCCATCCAAAATATGGGATTAAAAACCCATGTAGTTGAATTTGCACCCCGCCTCATGCCAGTGCAAATTGATGAAACTGGTGGTAACGTACTTCGGGATAAAATAGAACAACTTGGCGTTTCAGTCCATATCAATAAATCTACCACAGAAATAGTCAGGGAAAATGGCAAAGTCGCCAAAATGCTATTTGCTGACGGCACTGAATTAGAAACAGACATGATTGTCTTTTCTGCTGGAATTCGTCCTCGCGATCAACTAGCCAGATTTTCTGGCATAACAGTAGGAGAACGTGGCGGTATCATCATCAACGATAATTGTCAAACATCAGATCCAGATATCTATG is part of the Argonema galeatum A003/A1 genome and harbors:
- a CDS encoding tRNA (5-methylaminomethyl-2-thiouridine)(34)-methyltransferase MnmD, which encodes MQDTSIFTPQQTDDGSFTFFSAEFGETFHSSSGAIEEAVLKFVNPLDLRRKAQQPSLRLLDVCYGLGYNTAAALAAIWEVNPSCSLELIALELDPAVPKAAIAHNLTSTWPDPIPEILTQLATDRQIQTNQLQATLLIGDARTTIKQVSQRFQADAIFLDPFSPPKGPQLWTVEFLGLVASCLKPEGKLATYSCSAAVRTALMTAGLYIGSTAPVGRRSPGTVASFTLNDLPPLSQQEQEHLRTRAAIPYRDQNLCDPAQIILLRRKIEQETSSLEPTARWKKRWLMTQN
- a CDS encoding Rieske 2Fe-2S domain-containing protein, with translation MENEISPKNRRQFLKYMVFGTAGTVALGWIFPQRSLGHERSNSATPCTSDGNSEACQNYLRGVKATDSSGNHIQESVLLTTAVSGRPVLVKGLSKPTYLVINDGPKLAEYAINPTCPHHGCTVEWKTDRNKFVCPCHGAQFDAQGKVLKGPTHRNLPLITVVVQDDDIFLIDRKPAVDPRT
- a CDS encoding MlaE family lipid ABC transporter permease subunit, encoding MQRLLRSFLLAGQVFMRLLKGKISQRHILEHLATVGIDSLNSVLLIAYFAGMIFTIQTARELIHYGAVSAIGGAFALAFCRELAPVLTAGVVAGQVGSAFAAEIGEMQVTEQIDALYMLRTNPIDYLVVPRVIACCLMLPILTIFALVVGIGGGVFVAVNFYHLPVSVFLDSVRDFLSLRDLLVVVVKAFAFGVIIAIIGCGWGLTTTGGAKGVSRSTKSAVVTSWVCIFIVDFILSLLVFQEIGINPLK
- a CDS encoding acyltransferase family protein; this encodes MRLTSLDVFRGITIAGMILVNMAGVADKVYPFLEHADWNGCTLADLVFPFFLFIVGVAMFFSLSKYTKAFRPTASVYRRIITRSAILFALGLLLNGFWTYDFTTIRIMGVLQRISVAYLLAALAILNLPRKALWVLAGIILIGYWVAMTYIPVPDYGAGVLTRGGNLGAYIDRLIIPTVHLYKGDNFNSMGDPEGLFSTLPAVVTVLAGYLTGKWLRNQPITTRTSINLALIGIICLVIGWDWGFIFPINKKLWTSSYVLFTSGWAMVLLAACYELIEVRNFRRWAKPFEVVGLNAIFIFVASVLQIKILVKTNIGTGDTATTTYDWIYEHFFGGGMNGSLLFAIVTLLFWWAVAYLMYWRRWFVKV
- a CDS encoding PQQ-dependent sugar dehydrogenase; amino-acid sequence: MKSFRWVMLVLLLTTASGCNLTRASPNQRDRAQSGERAANPSNSAVRTETFSPAPIRIDLATLPQPFATQSASKFPKVVAIPNNPVLRVPSGFRVNVFADNLDAPRWLALTPTGDVLVTETRLNRISLLRDSNGDGVADIKKSFATSQNGLNIPFGMAFADGFFFVGNTGEVLRFPYTKGQEQLSGTGAKITELTAGGYRQHWTRNVVVAPDGQKLYVSIGSSSNVDEEPLPRASVQVMNLDGSNRQTFASGLRNPIGLDFHPKTGELYSTVNERDGIGDDLVPDYLTRLQQGDFYGWPYAYFSPNKLDPRRVRNGQSERPDLASQTKSPDVLFQAHSAALGLAFYDGKTFPVKYRNGAFAAFRGSWNRNSGTGYKIVFVPFGNDNRPLGYYEDFVTGFLLDPSVPTTWGRPVGVLVLPDGSLLFTEEANNRIYRVSPL
- a CDS encoding tetratricopeptide repeat protein is translated as MYHQRLQAAVVARMLRPYRFWQRWKQRHQHHQGQKCHNGSKSLHLSLVDMLSYRWLVSSGCVTLLLSGCGQTKSLSSGEIAKQVKASVVLIGYQDKGGNGTGFFVQGAKDVCTLVTARHVLAVSEKLQVQTPDKQLVKVVNIQRFPNHDLARLFFWLIVSISLLVFRRLGFQRSGQLISSGNETQNQTKDAEAYFKEGNELLNRKEYEKAIASYDKAIQIKPDYYAAWYSRGNALVYLERYEEAIASYDKAIQIKPDYYAAWYGRGNALVYLERYEEAIASYDKAIQFKPDLSEAWYGRGNALSYLKQYEEAIASYDKAIQFKPDYYAAWTGRGNALGELKRYEDAIASYDKAIQFKPDYAYAWNNRGVALNYLKRYEEAIASYDKAIQFKRDDPDAWTGRGNALGELKRYEDAIASYDKAIQFKPDYADAWTGKGVALELLKRYDEAIECYDKAIKFDPNYQTAINNRKNLLTKLGRSK
- a CDS encoding COP23 domain-containing protein yields the protein MSWERAGAIAGIIGAIITGAGLIASGWQPTLFGGRNDRFYCQQDADTSRGGSVWTVVYRNDKGAQPWLKMVNSFGDGWNTQKRCNEIADRLEGFRNDGLTQLTYRDDSDTPTQAVICAKTKLSGDNCPVLVTLIPGADGYESLRKITEALRNGTTVDQSSGSRLTTSTFSSTINLSGLLADEDLKAAGK
- a CDS encoding LL-diaminopimelate aminotransferase, coding for MATINDNYLKLKAGYLFPEIARRVNAFAEANPDAKIIRLGIGDVTEPLPEACRTAMIKAVEEMGDRNTFKGYGPEQGYAWLREKIAASDFQARGCDVDASEIFISDGSKCDTGNILDIFGDNNIIAVTDPVYPVYVDTNVMAGHTGAANDKGEFEGFVYLPITAENNFTAEIPSQKVDLIYLCFPNNPTGATATKEHLKAWVDYAKANDSIIFFDAAYEAFISNPELPHSIYEIEGARDCAIEFRSFSKNAGFTGTRCALTVVPKTLTAKAADNSDVELWKLWNRRQSTKFNGVSYIVQRGAEAVYSAEGRSQIEALVNFYMENAKIIREQLTAAGLAVYGGVDAPYVWVKTPNGLSSWEFFDKLLQVVNVVGTPGSGFGAAGEGYFRISAFNSRENVEEAMRRITEKFKA
- a CDS encoding type II toxin-antitoxin system VapC family toxin, translated to MTSGIVCIDANFVVRMLTSSTPESPFDNLWLEWQASGYKPVAPTLIYYEVSNAFHRSAVARQILPEQAVRLMDAVLNLNITLYGDAELHREALNIAAQLRLPATYDAHYLALAQRLECEFWTADRRLFNAVQATLSWVNLVQ